A portion of the Chlamydia avium 10DC88 genome contains these proteins:
- the pknD gene encoding serine/threonine-protein kinase PknD: MQRYDIIRMIGKGGMGEVYLAYDSICSRKIALKRMREDLSDNALLKKRFLREAKIAADLIHPGIVPVFTICSDRDPVYYTMPYIEGYTLKTLLKKAWRCDVLSKELAEQTSVENLLSVFHKICSTVEYVHSRGILHRDLKPDNVLLGLFSEVVILDWGAAVSKEMKEDPFMMDIDVPLRGSFENMTVPGKIVGTPDYMAPERLLGTPASEKTDIYALGVILYQMLTLSFPYRSKRGKAIPAHHEISFPEDVAPHREIPPFLSQVVMKALAANPQDRYSSVRELKLAIEQHLRGSPAWFPKIVLHTHDTRLWRFHEPILLSKYFPTLKISSASWYNLLISKIESFSEVRLEYTLTRKGLEEGFGMLLPPFEDNNYRDFYRGYGFWLHLCDNTLSVSLVKDGLEIQKTSQYICSDKQEFLIAFEKQNHRLSLLIDHVVAMLHMDYFPGRGGCIGVIIQDVSDLCGGITVLESSGSLQVSCLAIPDAFLNEKLYDHAITFYRRIVESFPGRKEGYEAQFRIGIATLEKASSLNDCQGFFEALEEFSILHHSSVAPLEYLGKALVYQRLKEHNEEIKSLVLALKRYAQCPEISRVRDHVIYRLRESLYRGHRLTLVLMLLVLHIAPQSITSAEEKYFLNNLQEKISTTLFCSLDISPIDFRSSKMELLLSFWSGFTAFLPGLFQRSWDLKDYRGLADIFYSAMDVGDREFVIEHSEILRQNLLKIPCTEDMVEIPPEKLLVFLSALHGMIHGEPLEKIFSHVEDLDPVLIIYLFDLFSKEALMQGRGQQILDVILLIRSYLSDKQYDEYLLPYEIFAYLWLKDDCKVYELLSSHYSIESWLDDHSYAFVFYGCWLALTEDSHLAHMHFSGCRDDYVSPRSLIGWAYSSLGSYSQDLSYQEQKILLLQKFIFTHCLGNNEERDSLQVAYTKFIQERPL, from the coding sequence TTGCAACGTTATGATATTATCAGAATGATTGGTAAAGGAGGCATGGGAGAAGTATATTTAGCCTATGACTCCATATGTTCTCGTAAGATTGCTCTTAAGAGAATGCGAGAAGATCTTTCTGATAACGCATTGTTAAAAAAGCGTTTCCTTAGAGAAGCAAAAATTGCTGCTGATCTTATACATCCTGGTATTGTCCCGGTTTTTACAATTTGTAGTGATCGTGACCCTGTTTACTATACTATGCCTTATATTGAAGGATATACATTGAAAACTCTTTTGAAAAAGGCATGGCGGTGTGATGTTTTATCTAAAGAACTTGCTGAACAAACTTCTGTAGAGAATTTGCTTTCAGTTTTTCATAAGATTTGCTCCACAGTAGAGTATGTACATTCTCGAGGTATCCTTCATAGAGATTTGAAACCAGATAATGTATTGTTAGGATTGTTTAGTGAAGTAGTTATCTTAGACTGGGGCGCAGCAGTATCCAAAGAAATGAAAGAAGATCCTTTTATGATGGATATTGATGTTCCTTTAAGGGGTTCGTTTGAGAATATGACGGTTCCTGGTAAAATTGTCGGGACTCCTGATTATATGGCTCCCGAGCGCTTATTAGGAACTCCTGCTTCAGAGAAAACAGACATTTATGCTTTGGGAGTGATTCTCTACCAGATGCTGACTTTATCCTTCCCCTATCGTTCAAAAAGGGGAAAGGCAATTCCTGCACATCATGAGATTAGTTTCCCCGAGGATGTAGCTCCTCATCGAGAGATACCCCCTTTTCTGTCTCAGGTAGTCATGAAAGCTCTAGCTGCAAATCCTCAGGATCGATATTCCTCAGTAAGAGAGCTGAAGTTAGCTATTGAGCAACATTTGAGAGGTAGTCCTGCTTGGTTCCCAAAAATCGTATTGCACACTCACGATACGCGTTTGTGGAGATTTCATGAACCTATTTTACTATCGAAGTATTTTCCTACATTAAAGATATCGTCTGCATCATGGTATAATTTATTAATTTCTAAAATAGAGAGTTTTTCAGAAGTACGGTTAGAGTATACCCTAACTCGCAAGGGACTAGAAGAAGGGTTTGGTATGTTATTGCCTCCTTTTGAAGACAATAATTATCGAGATTTTTATCGTGGCTATGGTTTTTGGTTGCATTTGTGTGATAACACACTTTCTGTATCTCTTGTAAAAGACGGCTTAGAAATTCAAAAAACTTCTCAATATATTTGTTCTGATAAGCAGGAGTTTTTAATTGCTTTTGAAAAACAAAATCACCGCTTATCTCTGCTTATTGATCATGTAGTTGCTATGCTTCACATGGATTACTTTCCCGGTCGAGGAGGATGTATCGGGGTTATTATTCAGGATGTGTCTGATCTTTGTGGAGGTATTACTGTTTTAGAAAGTAGTGGTTCTTTACAGGTAAGTTGTTTAGCCATTCCTGATGCTTTTCTTAATGAGAAGTTATATGATCATGCTATTACTTTTTATCGCAGGATTGTGGAGTCCTTCCCTGGGCGTAAGGAGGGGTATGAAGCACAATTTCGTATAGGGATTGCTACGTTAGAAAAAGCTTCTTCTTTAAATGATTGTCAGGGATTTTTTGAGGCCCTTGAGGAGTTTTCTATTTTACACCATAGTTCTGTAGCACCTTTGGAATATTTAGGGAAGGCTTTAGTATATCAGCGGCTTAAAGAGCATAATGAGGAAATTAAGAGCTTGGTTTTAGCCTTGAAAAGGTATGCGCAATGCCCAGAAATTTCTCGTGTTCGCGATCATGTTATCTATCGTTTGCGCGAATCCTTATATCGTGGGCATCGACTGACTTTAGTTCTCATGCTTCTAGTGCTTCACATAGCTCCACAATCAATAACATCTGCTGAAGAAAAGTATTTTTTAAATAACCTTCAGGAAAAAATTTCAACCACTCTATTTTGTAGTTTAGATATTTCGCCTATAGATTTTCGCTCATCTAAAATGGAGTTGCTACTCAGTTTTTGGTCGGGATTTACTGCTTTTTTACCTGGATTATTTCAAAGATCCTGGGATTTAAAGGATTATCGTGGCCTTGCAGATATTTTTTATTCTGCTATGGATGTTGGTGATAGGGAGTTCGTCATTGAACACTCCGAAATATTGCGTCAGAATTTGTTAAAAATTCCTTGTACTGAAGACATGGTTGAAATTCCCCCGGAAAAGTTGCTGGTATTTCTTTCAGCATTACACGGGATGATCCATGGAGAACCACTTGAGAAAATTTTTTCTCATGTGGAAGATTTGGATCCTGTTTTGATCATATATTTATTTGATCTTTTTTCTAAAGAAGCCTTGATGCAGGGGCGTGGTCAGCAAATTCTCGATGTCATTCTTTTAATTAGATCTTATCTTTCTGACAAGCAATATGATGAATATCTTCTTCCTTATGAAATTTTTGCTTATTTATGGCTCAAAGATGATTGTAAGGTTTATGAACTTCTATCTAGTCATTATTCTATAGAGTCGTGGTTAGATGACCATAGTTATGCATTTGTGTTTTATGGTTGTTGGCTAGCACTTACTGAAGATTCTCATCTAGCACATATGCATTTTTCTGGGTGTCGAGATGATTATGTTTCTCCAAGATCATTGATTGGTTGGGCATATAGTTCTCTAGGTTCATATAGTCAGGATTTAAGCTACCAAGAACAAAAGATATTATTATTACAGAAATTCATTTTTACTCATTGTTTAGGAAATAATGAGGAGAGAGATAGTCTTCAAGTAGCTTATACTAAATTTATACAAGAACGTCCTTTATAA
- a CDS encoding valine--tRNA ligase: MEEDEFPRAYDSKEIEAKLYAFWEQSYMFVAHSESDKPPYAVIMPPPNVTGILHMGHALVNTLQDILIRYKRMSGFEVCWIPGTDHAGIATQTIVERHLYSSLGKRRVDFSREEFLSHVWTWKEKSESVILSQLRQLGCSCDWSRLRFTMEPLANRAVRKAFKDLFDKGHIYQGYYLVNWDPVLQTALADDEVEYEERDGWLYYIRYRVVNSNEEIIVATTRPETLLGDTAIAISPNDKRYSHLLGSKVYLPFVNREIPIIGDVSVDPSFGTGAVKVTPAHDKDDYRIGLSHHLPMINIFTPTGEINENGGKFVGLSREQARTDIILELNTLGLFVKKEPHKLRIGVSYRSGAVVEPYLSKQWFVSVDHFRDDLRGFVNHEEIQIFPPEFKRNYLSWVNNLRDWCISRQLWWGHRIPVWHHKHDADRKICYDGEGVPEEVAQDPDSWYQDPDVLDTWFSSGLWPLTCLGWPDLESQDFEKFYPTALLITGHDILFFWVTRMVLLCSAMVNKQPFSHVFLHGLIFGKSYKRYNASGEWTYISGEEKHAYDLGKALPQDVVAKWEKLSKSKGNVIDPLEMIATYGADAVRMTLCSCANRGEQIDLDYRLFEEYKNFANKIWNGARFIFSHISQLTGHDLAQGIDIQLLDIEDYFILDSFNNLLRQLESAYTVYAFDKIISMSYEFFKNDLCSTYIEIIKPVLFGKRGNEETRLTKQKLLSVLLVNVLGVLHPVAPFITDTLFLRLKESLGELPLNCSDAITSHALSMLRADSYMCSPYPQEIKIPFPEHLQESWALAERLVYTIRNIRGEMQIDPRISLDIFILCPETVSIDPYIPIMRALCGLSVVECLQEQPKDRMYSLGVVDNIRLGVFVPSQHLAKEKSRLEKEKARLESMIKSISILLASENFRTRANPDLVHSKEEALKNHRIELQNILNKLASFS; this comes from the coding sequence ATGGAAGAGGATGAATTTCCTAGGGCTTATGATTCTAAAGAAATAGAGGCAAAGTTATATGCCTTTTGGGAACAATCCTATATGTTTGTGGCTCATAGTGAAAGCGATAAGCCTCCGTATGCTGTTATTATGCCTCCACCCAATGTGACAGGTATTTTACATATGGGACATGCTCTTGTAAACACACTTCAAGATATTCTCATTCGTTACAAGCGTATGTCAGGATTTGAAGTTTGTTGGATTCCTGGCACAGATCATGCAGGGATTGCTACACAAACTATAGTGGAAAGACATTTATATTCTTCCTTGGGTAAACGTCGTGTAGATTTTTCTAGAGAAGAGTTTTTATCTCATGTTTGGACATGGAAAGAGAAAAGTGAGTCAGTGATTCTTTCACAATTGCGTCAATTAGGTTGTTCGTGCGACTGGTCTCGATTACGATTTACGATGGAGCCATTGGCCAATCGTGCTGTTAGGAAGGCATTCAAAGATTTGTTTGATAAAGGGCATATTTATCAGGGGTATTATCTTGTAAATTGGGATCCCGTATTACAAACAGCTCTTGCTGATGATGAAGTGGAATATGAAGAGAGAGATGGATGGCTCTATTATATTCGCTATCGTGTAGTAAATAGTAATGAAGAAATTATCGTAGCTACTACGCGTCCCGAAACATTATTAGGGGATACAGCTATTGCTATTTCTCCTAATGACAAGCGTTACTCTCATTTACTGGGTTCTAAGGTTTACTTACCCTTTGTTAATCGCGAGATTCCTATTATTGGGGATGTATCTGTTGATCCTTCATTTGGGACGGGAGCAGTAAAAGTAACTCCTGCTCACGATAAAGATGATTATCGTATAGGATTGTCTCATCATTTACCCATGATAAATATTTTCACTCCCACAGGTGAGATTAATGAGAATGGAGGAAAATTTGTAGGCTTGAGTCGGGAACAGGCTCGTACAGATATTATTTTGGAGTTAAATACTCTAGGATTATTTGTAAAAAAAGAACCCCATAAATTACGAATAGGAGTTTCTTATCGTTCTGGAGCAGTTGTCGAGCCCTATTTATCGAAGCAATGGTTTGTTTCTGTAGATCATTTTCGTGATGACTTGCGAGGATTCGTAAATCATGAGGAGATACAAATTTTCCCTCCAGAATTTAAGAGAAATTATTTATCTTGGGTGAACAATTTAAGGGATTGGTGTATTAGCCGGCAATTGTGGTGGGGACATCGTATTCCAGTATGGCATCATAAGCATGATGCTGATCGTAAGATTTGTTATGACGGTGAGGGTGTTCCCGAAGAAGTAGCTCAAGATCCCGACTCTTGGTATCAGGATCCTGACGTACTTGATACATGGTTTTCTTCTGGATTATGGCCATTAACATGTTTGGGATGGCCAGATCTAGAGTCTCAAGATTTCGAAAAATTTTATCCCACAGCTTTATTGATCACAGGACACGATATCTTATTTTTCTGGGTTACCCGCATGGTATTGTTGTGTAGTGCTATGGTGAATAAACAGCCGTTTTCTCATGTATTTTTACACGGGCTGATTTTTGGTAAGTCTTATAAACGTTACAATGCATCAGGAGAATGGACTTATATTTCTGGTGAGGAAAAGCATGCATATGACTTAGGGAAAGCTTTACCTCAGGATGTGGTTGCTAAATGGGAGAAGCTTTCTAAATCTAAAGGAAATGTAATAGATCCTTTAGAAATGATTGCTACTTACGGTGCTGATGCTGTTCGTATGACTCTGTGTTCTTGTGCTAATCGTGGAGAGCAGATTGATTTAGATTATCGTTTATTTGAGGAGTACAAAAATTTTGCTAATAAAATATGGAACGGAGCACGATTTATTTTTAGCCATATCTCTCAATTAACCGGTCATGATCTTGCTCAGGGTATAGATATACAATTGTTAGATATAGAGGACTATTTTATTCTTGATAGTTTTAATAATTTATTAAGACAACTTGAATCGGCTTATACTGTATATGCTTTTGATAAAATTATTTCTATGTCGTACGAGTTCTTTAAAAATGACCTTTGTTCTACGTATATAGAAATTATTAAGCCAGTTTTATTTGGTAAAAGGGGAAATGAAGAAACTCGTTTAACGAAACAAAAACTATTATCTGTTTTACTAGTCAATGTGCTAGGGGTATTACATCCTGTTGCACCATTTATTACTGATACTCTGTTTTTAAGATTGAAGGAGTCTCTTGGAGAATTACCATTAAATTGTTCAGATGCAATTACTAGTCACGCTTTATCTATGTTGCGAGCAGATTCTTATATGTGTTCTCCTTACCCACAGGAAATCAAGATTCCGTTTCCTGAACATCTTCAAGAGTCATGGGCGCTTGCTGAGCGCCTTGTCTATACAATTAGAAATATTCGAGGAGAAATGCAGATAGATCCTCGGATATCTTTAGATATATTTATTCTTTGTCCTGAAACGGTATCTATAGACCCGTATATTCCTATAATGCGCGCTTTATGTGGTTTATCTGTTGTGGAATGTCTACAAGAGCAACCTAAAGATCGTATGTATAGTTTAGGGGTTGTTGATAATATTCGGTTAGGGGTATTTGTGCCTTCCCAACATCTTGCTAAGGAAAAGAGTCGCTTAGAGAAGGAGAAAGCACGTTTAGAAAGCATGATTAAAAGTATTTCAATTTTATTGGCTAGTGAAAATTTCCGTACTAGAGCGAATCCTGATTTAGTACATAGTAAAGAAGAAGCTTTGAAGAATCATCGTATTGAATTACAAAACATTCTGAATAAGCTGGCATCATTTTCGTAA
- a CDS encoding ATP synthase subunit C: MVDLSVVGPVLAMSLAMIGSAIGCGMAGVASHAVMSRIEEGHGKIIGLSAMPSSQSIYGLIFMLLLRDGVKDGKISPIGAIAMGVSVGVTLLISAVMQGKCCVSGIQAYARSSAIYGKSFASIGIVESFALFAFVFALLLF; this comes from the coding sequence ATGGTTGATTTATCGGTTGTAGGGCCTGTTTTAGCCATGAGTTTAGCAATGATCGGTAGTGCCATAGGTTGTGGTATGGCTGGGGTTGCTTCACATGCTGTAATGTCTCGTATTGAAGAAGGACATGGGAAAATTATTGGCCTATCAGCAATGCCTTCGTCTCAATCTATTTATGGGTTAATTTTTATGCTCTTACTTCGAGATGGAGTTAAAGATGGAAAAATTTCTCCTATTGGGGCAATTGCTATGGGAGTATCTGTAGGCGTTACTTTATTAATATCTGCTGTAATGCAGGGGAAATGTTGCGTAAGTGGTATACAAGCTTATGCGCGTTCTTCAGCTATTTATGGTAAATCTTTTGCTTCTATTGGGATAGTTGAATCATTTGCACTCTTTGCTTTTGTTTTTGCGCTATTATTATTCTAA
- a CDS encoding V-type ATP synthase subunit I has protein sequence MRVDVDKYLFIGRNSSEFFSACRELGVVEFISNKKLILSEKLHRFSECLKILNSLDREPSADLTTRKAENISVEEILDEVISLNQEISSLTETYKVLKKEIIRIRPLGQFSSNDIIEFTQKTGLTIRFFYRKHVDGQSLEVDQPNVFYLSTAYNFDYFVVIGIVNLSKEEFTEIDAQNSVNELQVQESILLRDIHSKKSRIHELYAYRQDILEGLCNYDNELQLKHVEDSVEELFDGKAFTITGWVISDRINELKHLCDQHDVCMYKVAPDPEEIVPTYLENDGLSRIGEDLVNIYDTPASSDKDPSLWVFVSFAIFFSMIVNDGGYGLLFLASSLFITFKARRALKRSKALSRFFKMFSILGIGCIAWGFATTSFFGMTINYTNPLRQYSLTHLLALKKSAYYLNEHPKGYKELLHEYPALKDKTTPEEFLLFSEKSSGDVVGRCIVYDKFVDNILMELTLFIGVIHMSLGMLRYMRRRYSGIGWIIFMCGAYLYLPVYLQSVSLIHYLFGIPYEFGGILGYYGIFVGIGLAVLGSLFQYGFLGISEIATIVQVFSDVLSYLRIYALGLAGAMVGSTIMQIGQCFSPIIGWAIILFGHSVNILLSIMGGVIHGLRLNFIEWYHYSFDGGGKLLRPLRKKVCRHVIDS, from the coding sequence ATGCGCGTAGATGTAGATAAGTATCTCTTTATTGGTCGAAATTCTTCAGAATTTTTCTCAGCATGTAGAGAACTTGGGGTTGTAGAATTTATCTCTAATAAAAAGCTAATTCTTTCAGAAAAATTGCATCGTTTTTCTGAATGTTTGAAGATTTTAAATTCATTGGACAGAGAACCCTCTGCTGATTTAACAACACGTAAAGCTGAAAATATTTCGGTAGAAGAGATTTTAGATGAGGTCATCTCTTTAAATCAGGAGATTTCTTCTTTAACGGAGACTTATAAGGTTTTAAAGAAAGAAATTATTCGTATCCGACCTCTTGGGCAGTTTTCATCTAATGATATTATTGAATTTACGCAGAAAACAGGATTAACTATTAGATTTTTTTATAGAAAGCATGTGGATGGTCAATCTTTAGAAGTAGATCAACCTAATGTTTTCTATTTGTCTACAGCATATAATTTTGACTATTTTGTTGTTATAGGCATTGTTAATTTATCAAAAGAAGAGTTTACAGAAATAGATGCTCAAAATTCTGTTAATGAATTGCAAGTTCAAGAATCTATTCTTTTAAGGGACATTCATAGCAAGAAGTCACGCATTCATGAATTGTATGCTTATCGTCAGGATATTTTAGAAGGCCTGTGTAATTATGATAATGAGCTACAATTAAAACACGTAGAAGATAGTGTTGAAGAGTTATTTGATGGTAAAGCATTCACAATTACTGGGTGGGTAATTTCTGATCGCATAAATGAATTGAAACACTTATGCGATCAGCATGATGTATGCATGTATAAAGTAGCTCCTGATCCTGAGGAGATTGTTCCTACTTATCTAGAAAATGATGGTCTTAGCCGTATTGGCGAGGATCTTGTCAATATATATGATACTCCCGCGTCTTCAGATAAAGATCCTTCTCTATGGGTATTTGTTTCATTTGCTATCTTTTTCTCTATGATTGTGAATGATGGAGGTTATGGCCTTTTATTTTTGGCATCCTCGTTGTTTATAACGTTTAAAGCTCGTCGTGCTCTTAAGAGATCCAAAGCCTTATCTCGTTTTTTTAAAATGTTTTCCATTTTAGGTATAGGATGTATTGCTTGGGGATTTGCAACGACATCATTTTTCGGAATGACGATTAATTATACAAATCCTCTACGTCAATATTCTTTGACACATCTGTTAGCTTTGAAGAAGTCCGCGTATTATTTAAATGAACATCCTAAAGGATATAAAGAACTTCTCCATGAGTATCCAGCACTGAAAGATAAGACTACTCCCGAAGAATTTCTGTTGTTTTCAGAAAAAAGTAGTGGAGACGTTGTGGGACGGTGCATTGTTTATGATAAATTTGTGGATAATATTTTAATGGAGTTAACTTTATTCATAGGTGTTATCCATATGTCACTGGGTATGTTGCGATATATGCGGCGGAGATATTCAGGTATAGGATGGATTATATTTATGTGCGGAGCCTACCTATACCTTCCTGTGTATTTGCAATCAGTATCTCTAATACACTATCTATTTGGTATTCCTTATGAGTTTGGAGGGATTCTTGGATATTACGGTATATTTGTAGGTATAGGTCTTGCTGTTTTAGGATCCCTATTTCAATATGGTTTTCTAGGTATTAGTGAGATCGCTACTATTGTACAAGTGTTTTCTGATGTACTTTCTTATTTGCGTATTTATGCTTTGGGATTGGCAGGAGCTATGGTAGGTTCAACTATCATGCAAATAGGTCAATGTTTCTCTCCAATAATTGGCTGGGCTATTATTCTTTTTGGTCATTCAGTGAATATTCTTCTTTCTATTATGGGAGGAGTAATTCATGGCCTCAGGCTAAATTTTATCGAATGGTATCACTATAGTTTTGATGGGGGAGGTAAGCTTCTTCGGCCTTTAAGGAAAAAAGTATGTCGTCATGTTATAGATTCTTAG
- a CDS encoding V-type ATP synthase subunit D encodes MSSQIKFTKNAYRLGKLKLARLETYLPTLKLKMALLQVEVANAIREASHWQQVYQEFRDRIYSFAELFSIPLYVDAVMNSFKIERVDKNYENIAGVEVPVIRDIVLSEFSYSVLDTPIWIDTLVSSSREFVVSKVRAEIALEKQKILEEELRNISIRVNLFEKKLIPETTQMIRKIAIFLSDRSITDVGQVKMAKKKIQQRKEESECA; translated from the coding sequence ATGTCTTCACAGATAAAGTTTACAAAAAATGCATACCGTTTAGGGAAGCTAAAGCTTGCTCGTTTAGAGACATACTTGCCTACATTGAAGTTAAAGATGGCACTATTGCAAGTAGAAGTTGCTAATGCAATACGTGAAGCAAGTCATTGGCAGCAAGTATATCAAGAATTTCGGGATCGTATTTATTCTTTTGCCGAATTGTTTAGTATTCCTCTCTATGTGGATGCTGTGATGAATAGCTTTAAGATCGAGAGAGTGGATAAAAATTATGAAAATATTGCAGGAGTTGAGGTTCCTGTAATTAGGGATATTGTTTTATCAGAGTTTTCTTATTCTGTTTTAGATACTCCTATTTGGATTGATACTCTAGTTTCGTCTTCTCGAGAATTTGTAGTGAGTAAGGTGCGAGCTGAAATTGCTTTAGAAAAGCAAAAGATTTTAGAAGAAGAATTACGAAACATATCTATTCGCGTAAATCTTTTTGAAAAAAAACTTATTCCTGAAACAACGCAGATGATTAGAAAAATCGCTATTTTTTTGAGTGACCGTAGTATCACAGACGTGGGTCAAGTAAAAATGGCTAAGAAAAAGATACAACAGCGTAAGGAGGAATCCGAATGCGCGTAG
- a CDS encoding V-type ATP synthase subunit B, protein MQTIYTKITDIKGNLITVEAEGACLGELAEIEQMDGRSSYASVLRFDSKKVTLQVFGGTSGLSTGDRVTFLGRPMEVVYGDSLLGRRLNGLGKPIDGEGESFGDPIQISTPTFNPVRRVVPRDMVRTNIPMIDVFNCLVKSQKIPIFSSSGEKHNALLMRIAAQTDADIVIIGGMGLTFVDYSFFVDESKRLGFADKCVMFIHKAVDAPVECVLIPDMALACAEKFAVNHNKNVLVLLTDMTAFADALKEISITMDQIPANRGYPGSLYSDLALRYEKAVDIANGGSITIISVTTMPGDDITHPVPDNTGFITEGQFYLKNNRIDPFGSLSRLKQLVIGKVTREDHGDLANALIRLYADSRKAAERMSMGFKLSNWDKKLLSFSELFETWLMSLEVNIPLEEALDIGWKILAQSFHSEEVGIKEQLINRYWPKSCLHR, encoded by the coding sequence ATGCAGACAATATATACAAAAATTACTGATATTAAAGGGAATTTAATCACCGTAGAGGCCGAAGGAGCTTGTTTGGGTGAGCTAGCAGAAATCGAACAAATGGACGGACGGTCTTCTTATGCCTCTGTTCTGCGTTTTGACTCTAAGAAGGTTACTTTACAGGTATTTGGAGGAACTTCAGGATTATCTACAGGAGATCGAGTTACTTTCTTAGGGAGACCTATGGAAGTGGTTTATGGGGATTCCTTATTAGGAAGACGATTAAATGGTCTTGGGAAACCTATTGATGGTGAAGGGGAGAGTTTTGGGGATCCCATTCAAATTTCCACACCCACATTTAATCCTGTACGTCGTGTAGTCCCTAGGGATATGGTACGAACTAATATTCCTATGATTGATGTATTTAATTGTCTGGTTAAATCGCAAAAGATTCCTATTTTCTCTTCTTCTGGAGAGAAACATAATGCATTGTTGATGCGCATAGCGGCACAAACAGATGCGGATATTGTTATTATCGGTGGAATGGGGTTAACTTTTGTTGACTACAGTTTTTTTGTTGATGAATCTAAGAGATTAGGTTTTGCCGATAAGTGTGTGATGTTTATCCATAAAGCTGTTGATGCCCCTGTAGAGTGTGTATTAATTCCTGATATGGCTTTAGCATGTGCTGAGAAGTTTGCTGTAAACCATAATAAGAATGTTTTAGTGTTACTGACTGACATGACTGCTTTTGCAGATGCTTTAAAGGAAATTTCTATTACTATGGATCAGATTCCTGCAAATCGTGGGTATCCAGGATCGTTATATTCGGATCTCGCTTTGCGTTATGAAAAAGCAGTAGATATTGCTAACGGAGGGTCAATCACAATTATTAGTGTTACGACTATGCCAGGAGACGATATTACTCATCCTGTCCCTGATAATACAGGATTCATTACTGAAGGACAGTTCTACTTGAAAAATAATCGGATTGATCCCTTTGGTTCTTTATCAAGGTTAAAACAGTTAGTTATTGGTAAGGTGACTCGAGAAGATCATGGAGATCTTGCGAATGCTTTGATTCGTCTGTATGCAGATTCTCGTAAAGCAGCAGAAAGAATGTCCATGGGATTTAAATTATCTAACTGGGATAAGAAGCTATTATCATTTTCTGAGTTATTTGAAACATGGTTAATGAGTTTAGAGGTAAATATTCCTTTAGAAGAAGCATTAGATATTGGCTGGAAAATTCTTGCTCAGAGTTTTCATTCTGAGGAAGTTGGTATCAAGGAACAATTGATTAATAGGTATTGGCCGAAATCATGTCTTCACAGATAA